In Erpetoichthys calabaricus chromosome 2, fErpCal1.3, whole genome shotgun sequence, a genomic segment contains:
- the LOC114669613 gene encoding extracellular calcium-sensing receptor-like — MYHWPIVLLFSLMKASTEKLFCTLQGKAEFPQLSKDGHIIIGGAFSIHSKASSTQFSFDTYPDSPKCNSLNFRELRFAQTMIFAIEEINNNTQLLPGISLGYKIYDTCGFIPLSLRATMGLVNGQDESFSNSSCTQTSTIHAIIGESESSSTIAMTATIGPFRIPVISHFATCACLSNKNEFPAFFRTIPSDYYQSRALVQLVKHFGWIWVGAIRSDNDYGNFGMATFMNAAQKEGVCIEYSEAIHRSDSKEKIAKTVNIIRKSTSKVIIAFLAQGEMEVLIQEIALQNVTGLQWIGSESWVTSRQLATEESFQVLGGVIGFTIRKSVITGLKEFLINLQMSEVIGNALLKEFWEAAFSCTLSAQDTKTYSKACSGSESLINLNNTYTDTSELRISNNVYKAVYAVAHSLHNLFSCSKSQDSFTDKKCSNKTTFEPWQVTHFLKTVNFTTKSGEKVNFDENGDPTAKYELVNWQNDQDGLTKFVTVGFYDASLPVEEQFVMNNVSIIWATRKDKRPESVCSESCLPGTRKAVQKGKPVCCFDCIPCAEGEISNSTDAIDCFTCHSEYWPNEKRDTCLLKNVEFLSFTENMGLLLTVISLFGAITSIIVLLIFYWHKDTPIVKANNSELSFLLLLSLTFCFLCSLAFTGEPSNWSCMLRHTAFGITFVCCVSCLLGKTVVVLMAFRSTIPGNNVKKYSGPVQRLCVFICPGIQLILCIFWLLLSPPFPKKNVSYFKEKILLECDVGSIVAFYAVMGYLGLLSILCFILAFLARKLPDNFNEAKYITFSMLIFCAVWITFVPAYISSPGKYTVAVEIFAILASSFGLLFCIFAPKCYVILFKPEANTKRNMIGKMPSKSL; from the exons ATGTACCACTGGCCTATTGTGTTGCTGTTTTCCCTCATGAAAGCATCTACAGAAAAACTCTTCTGCACTCTGCAGGGAAAAGCCGAATTTCCACAATTATCAAAGGATGGACACATAATAATTGGAGGAGCCTTTTCAATACACAGCAAAGCTTCCAGTACACAGTTTTCCTTTGACACTTATCCAGATTCTCCCAAGTGCAACAG tCTAAATTTCAGAGAACTTCGGTTTGCCCAAACTATGATTTTTGCCATTgaagaaataaacaacaacacGCAACTGCTTCCAGGGATCTCACTCGGCTATAAGATTTATGATACTTGTGGTTTCATACCTTTATCTTTGAGAGCAACAATGGGCTTAGTAAATGGGCAAGACGAATCATTTAGTAATTCATCCTGTACACAAACATCAACCATCCATGCTATTATAGGAGAATCTGAATCTTCCTCAACCATTGCAATGACTGCCACAATTGGACCATTTCGTATCCCTGTG ATTAGTCACTTTGCTACTTGTGCCTGCTTGAGCAACAAAAATGAATTTCCTGCATTTTTTAGAACCATACCAAGTGATTACTATCAAAGCCGAGCCCTTGTACAGCTTGTGAAGCATTTTGGATGGATCTGGGTTGGAGCAATAAGAAGTGACAATGATTATGGAAACTTTGGAATGGCAACCTTTATGAATGCAGCTCAAAAGGAAGGCGTCTGTATCGAATATTCAGAAGCCATACACAGAAGTGATAGTAAAGAAAAAATTGCTAAAACAGTGAATATTATCAGAAAGTCTACTTCCAAAGTTATAATTGCTTTCTTGGCTCAAGGAGAGATGGAAGTGCTGATCCAAGAAATAGCCTTGCAGAATGTCACTGGTTTACAGTGGATAGGCAGTGAATCTTGGGTAACTTCCAGGCAACTGGCAACAGAAGAGAGCTTCCAGGTCCTGGGTGGGGTCATTGGTTTTACAATTAGGAAATCAGTAATTACAGGGCTGAAAGAGTTTTTGATAAACCTGCAAATGTCTGAAGTTATTGGAAATGCACTTCTGAAAGAATTTTGGGAGGCAGCTTTCAGCTGTACTTTATCAGCCCAGGATACAAAGACCTATTCAAAGGCATGTTCAGGATCTGAAAGCTTAATAAATTTAAACAACACTTATACTGACACGTCTGAACTAAGAATTTCTAATAATGTGTATAAGGCAGTCTATGCTGTTGCCCACTCTCTTCATAATCTGTTTTCATGCTCAAAAAGCCAAGATTCCTTTACTGACAAGAAATgttcaaataagacaacatttGAACCATGGCAA gtaacacattttttaaagactGTGAATTTCACTACCAAAAGTGGGGAGAAAGTTAATTTTGATGAAAATGGAGATCCTACAGCAAAATATGAGTTAGTGAACTGGCAAAATGACCAAGACGGCCTCACAAAGTTTGTCACAGTTGGTTTCTATGATGCATCTTTGCCTGTGGAAGAGCAGTTTGTAATGAATAATGTTAGTATTATTTGGGCTACTCGTAAGGATAAG AGGCCTGAGTCAGTGTGCAGTGAGAGCTGCCTCCCTGGCACACGTAAAGCTGTGCAGAAAGGAAAACCTGTTTGCTGTTTTGACTGCATACCATGTGCTGAAGGGGAAATCAGTAACAGCACAG ATGCCATTGATTGTTTCACGTGTCATTCTGAATACTGGCCAAATGAAAAAAGGGACACTTGCCTattaaaaaatgttgaatttctCTCATTCACTGAAAATATGGGCCTCCTGTTGACAGTGATTTCCTTATTTGGAGCTATAACATCCATAATTGTACTGCTGATTTTCTACTGGCATAAGGATACCCCAATTGTTAAGGCCAACAATTCAGAACTAAGTTTCCTTCTTCTCTTGTCATTGACGTTCTGCTTCCTCTGCTCATTGGCTTTTACTGGTGAACCATCTAACTGGTCTTGCATGCTACGGCACACAGCATTTGGAATTACATTTGTCTGTTGTGTCTCCTGTCTTCTTGGAAAAACAGTTGTTGTCTTAATGGCATTTAGAAGCACAATACCTGGTaataatgtaaagaaatattCAGGTCCTGTACAAcgtttatgtgtttttatttgccCTGGCATTCAACTGATATTATGCATTTTCTGGTTATTATTGTCACCACCATTTCCAAAAAagaatgtttcatattttaaggaaaaaatCCTTCTGGAATGTGATGTAGGATCAATAGTAGCTTTTTATGCTGTAATGGGGTACCTTGGGTTACTTTCCATTTTGTGTTTCATACTTGCTTTTCTAGCTCGTAAATTGCCAGACAATTTTAATGAAGCCAAGTACATTACATTCAGCATGCTAATATTCTGTGCTGTCTGGATTACTTTTGTCCCTGCTTATATCAGCTCCCCTGGAAAGTACACTGTAGCTGTTGAAATATTTGCTATCTTAGCTTcaagttttggtttgcttttctgCATTTTTGCTCCCAAATGCTATGTAATATTATTTAAACCTGAAGCTAACACTAAAAGGAATATGATTGGTAAAATGCCTTCCAAATCACTTTAA
- the LOC114669604 gene encoding extracellular calcium-sensing receptor-like produces MLSIFILLVQSAFLKGTLEPACKLYGRTESPHLSKDGDINIGALFSIHSKTVDKVALFETKPQPPECTSLNFREFNFAQTMIFAIEEINNSTNILPGVTLGYKIYDVCGSIPLTIRAALALVNGQEETFSNKTCTKSSTVHAIIGESGSSQTVAVSTVMGPFRIPVISHFATCACLSNKKEFPSFLRTIPSDYYQSRALAQLVKQFGWTWVGAIRSDNDYGNFGMATFVHTAQQEGICIEYSVAIYRTDSREKILKAIDVIKSGTAKVIVAFLAQGEMAVLLKEMLVQNVTGLQWIGSESWITASSLATEDSYKILGGAVGFAVSKSVIAGLKQFLEDVLPSQHPGNKLLTEFWESTFHCTFATEANPNNTKVCTGFENLKGVQNQYTDVSELRISNNVYKATYAIANSLHNFIGNINVEDPFINKTFSSIEPWQVLHYLKKVNFTMKNGERVYFDENGDPSARYELVNWQRNAGSIAFLTVGYYDASLPTAEQFSINKLEIMWVNGKNKMPISVCSQSCFPGTRKAVKKGKPICCFDCVLCADGEISNVTDSPDCTRCPKEYWSNEKRDTCVAKHIEFLSFEETMGILLAAFSLFGACITAAIALVFFMNRDTPIVKANNSELSFLLLFSLTFCFLCSLTFIGEPTDWSCMLRHTVFGITFVLCISCILGKTIVVLMAFRATLPGRNVMKWFGTTQQRLSVYTLTLMQVLICVLWLIVSPPFPSRNTKYYKERIIVECDLGSSVAFYSVLAYIGFLSSICFVLAFLARKLPDNFNEAKMITFSMLIFCAVWITFIPAYISSPGKYTVAVEIFAILASSFGLLFCIFFPKCYIILFKPEENTKKHIMGKMPSKAL; encoded by the exons ATGCTTTCCATCTTCATATTACTAGTtcagtctgcatttttaaaaggcACACTAGAGCCTGCTTGCAAGCTTTATGGGAGAACAGAATCTCCACACCTGtcaaaagatggagatatcaataTTGGGGCACTGTTTTCAATCCACAGCAAGACTGTTGATAAAGTTGCTCTTTTTGAAACTAAACCACAACCTCCTGAATGCACAAG CTTAAATTTTAGAGAATTTAACTTTGCACAAACAATGATATTTGCTATTGAGGAAATTAACAATAGCACTAACATCTTGCCTGGTGTTACGTTGGGATATAAAATTTATGATGTCTGTGGCAGTATACCTTTGACTATAAGAGCAGCATTAGCTTTGGTGAACggacaagaagaaacattttctaaCAAAACCTGTACAAAAAGTTCTACTGTTCATGCCATCATAGGAGAATCTGGATCATCACAAACTGTAGCAGTGTCAACAGTAATGGGACCTTTTCGCATCCCAGTG ATAAGTCATTTTGCAACATGTGCTTGTCTGAGCAATAAGAAAGAGTTTCCCTCTTTTCTGAGAACCATTCCAAGTGATTACTATCAAAGCAGGGCACTGGCACAGCTTGTAAAGCAATTTGGCTGGACTTGGGTGGGGGCAATAAGAAGCGACAATGATTATGGAAACTTCGGAATGGCTACCTTTGTGCATACAGCTCAACAGGAAGGCATTTGTATTGAATACTCTGTGGCCATTTACAGAACTGATTCACGAGAAAAAATTTTGAAAGCCATTGATGTTATAAAATCAGGCACAGCAAAAGTTATTGTGGCTTTTCTGGCTCAAGGTGAAATGGCAGTATTATTAAAGGAAATGTTAGTTCAAAATGTTACAGGCCTGCAGTGGATTGGTAGTGAATCATGGATCACTGCTAGTAGTCTTGCAACAGAAGATAGTTACAAGATTTTAGGTGGTGCTGTTGGATTTGCAGTAAGTAAGTCTGTCATAGCAGGCTTGAAGCAATTTTTAGAAGATGTTCTGCCTTCTCAGCATCCTGGTAATAAACTATTGACAGAATTTTGGGAATCGACTTTTCATTGCACCTTTGCCACTGAAGCCAACCCGAATAATACGAAAGTTTGCACTGgatttgaaaatctgaaaggaGTACAAAATCAGTATACTGATGTGTCAGAGTTGAGAATTTCTAATAATGTGTACAAAGCAACATATGCAATAGCCAATTCACTGCACAACTTTATAGGCAACATCAATGTGGAAGATCCTTTCATTAACAAGACATTTTCAAGTATTGAGCCATGGCAG GTGCTTCATTATCTTAAAAAGGTGAATTTCACAATGAAAAATGGAGAGCGAGTTTATTTTGATGAGAATGGTGATCCTTCCGCAAGATATGAATTAGTAAACTGGCAACGTAATGCAGGCAGCATTGCATTTTTAACAGTTGGGTACTATGATGCCTCTTTACCTACAGCAGAGCAGTTTTCTATTAACAAACTTGAAATTATGTGGGTTAATGGTAAGAATAAG ATGCCCATTTCAGTATGTAGCCAAAGTTGCTTTCCAGGCACCCGTAAAGCTGTTAAAAAAGGCAAGCCAATCTGTTGCTTTGATTGTGTTCTCTGTGCTGATGGAGAAATTAGTAATGTTACAG ATTCTCCAGACTGTACAAGATGCCCAAAAGAATACTGGTCAAATGAGAAGAGAGACACATGTGTTGCAAAACATATTGAATTCCTGTCTTTTGAAGAAACTATGGGAATATTGTTAGCAGCATTTTCATTGTTTGGTGCATGTATCACTGCAGCTATTGCTCTTGTCTTCTTCATGAACAGAGACACACCCATTGTAAAAGCAAATAATTCCGAACTAAGCTTTCTTCTTCTATTCTCTTTGACTTTCTGTTTCCTTTGTTCACTGACTTTCATTGGTGAGCCCACTGATTGGTCATGCATGCTACGCCACACAGTTTTTGGGATCACTTTTGTTCtatgcatttcttgcattttaggAAAGACAATAGTGGTCCTTATGGCATTCAGGGCTACACTTCCTGGCAGAAATGTGATGAAATGGTTTGGAACCACTCAACAGAGATTAAGTGTTTACACACTAACACTCATGCAAGTGTTGATATGTGTGCTCTGGTTAATAGTATCTCCTCCTTTTCCTTCTCGaaacacaaaatattacaaagaaagAATTATTGTAGAATGTGACTTAGGATCTTCTGTTGCATTTTATTCTGTGTTAGCATATATAGGTTTCCTTTCTTCAATATGTTTTGTCCTTGCTTTTCTGGCACGAAAGCTACCTGATAACTTTAATGAAGCAAAAATGATTACATTCAGCATGCTAATATTCTGTGCAGTATGGATTACCTTTATTCCAGCTTACATCAGTTCCCCAggaaaatatacagtagctgtggaaatatttgctattttggcTTCAAGTTTTGGTCTGCTCTTTTGTATATTCTTTCCCaagtgttatattatattatttaaaccagaagaaaacacaaagaaacatatCATGGGTAAAATGCCATCCAAAGCATTGTAA